Sequence from the Thermodesulfobacteriota bacterium genome:
ATTCAAGCCATGTCCCATTATAACACAATCTTCAATCAGATATTACATTTAATACCCAGACATCAATTTGAGGTCATAGTAAAGAAATACCAATCAGACCGATATGTGAAGTACTTTAGTTGCTGGCAACAGTTTATATCCCTTCTCTATGCCCAGATAAGGGGGAAGGACAGTCTCAGAGACATAGAGACCTCTCTTCGGACCCAGAGCAGCAAATGGTATCACCTGGGGATTAAAGATATAAAGAGATCCACCCTATCCGATGCCAATAAACAGAGGAGTTGGCGAGTGTATGAGGAGTTGTTCTACCGGATACTGAGCCGGTGCCGGGATATAACTCCCAAGCATAAATTCCGGTTCAATAATCCCCTATATACATTAGATGCCACAGTAGTGGAGTTATGTTTGAGTCTTTATCCCTGGGCCAGGTTCAGGAAGAGGAAGGGGGCGTTAAAGATACACAACTTATATGATCATAGTGGGTGTATCCCTACGTTCATGGTCATAACCGAGGGGAGGAGGCATGATGTTAAGGTGGCAAAGGAATTAGATTTACCCCTTATGGCGGACAGCATAGTGTCCGTGGACAGGGCCTATATGGTCCCCCGGTTTAACCGGGGGATAAGTGGTTGAATTCACTGAGTAAATCCGGGGTTTATTTTGTCACCAGGGCAAAGAAGAATATTAATTATGAGATTATCGGACAGCAGGAGGTGAATGAGAAAAAGGGTCTACTCTTCGATTACACCATCAAGCTTAAGGGGTATTACCAGAGTAGATATTATCCGGAGAAGTTAAGGCTAGTGGGCTTTTATGACGCCGAGACGGACAAGGAACTGGTGTTTCTAACCAATAATTTCCTTCTCTCCGCCTATACCATTACTCAGATATACAAGGCTCGGTGGAAGATTGAAGAGTTTTACAGGTGGATTAAACAGAACCTCAGAATAAAATCCTTTCTTGGCACCTCTGAAAATGCGGTATTAACTCAGATATGGGTAGCGATGTGCTATTATCTCTTGCTTTCTTATATTAATATCAGGTTTTCTAACTATCCTTTTCCTATCACCATGCCATCCGCGCGCGAAGAACCTCAGTCACTATCCAAGCTTGAGCGAAGTAACCAAATAAAAGGCAACCTTTTTTATCAAATCGGAGAGAGGAAGAATAAAGTAGAAAGAAATTGTTGAGGTGCGAAAGGCACAGGGCTCGGATTGTGCAAATCCGGACACCTTAGCCCCAGAAAACATAGGCACGGGGTCAGGTCTTGGATTGTGAATTTAAATCCGGATAACTTAGTCCGAGAAAATATACAAAACCTTATAACTCAAGACCCTGATTTTGCTTTAACTGCTTCGGCTTTATTTCCTGCTAGAACAAGTCGGCTTTTCAAGAATCTCGTTTCTATGTTTTCTCCTTTGCCTTGAAGAACTCTAAGCTCCATTCATCCTCGTGCTCAACATACTTTAGGATATAGATATTGTCATCATCAGCTCTTACTTTGAAGTAGGTATAGTCAGTACCATACCATTGGTCTAATAGCTCTTCGACGGTGAATTTTCTATCACCGAGCGAAAAGCTCAATGGACGCTCATTACCTTTATAACCAGAATAGCACTCTACGTGTTCTAATTTCATTGGCGCTTTTAATAATTTAATCTTAATCTTGTCGCTTTAGCAATGATATGCAATAACAAGAAATATGCCTATGAAAATGCTGTGGATAGAAAAGAAGAAATTCAGTAAAACAGCTAACCGGAAGGCCAACCGTAAGCGCAATTATCGTTCAGTGCACATCAATCATATCCCCGCTTTTTCCACTCCTGGAAAAGCCAATCAAACTCCTCAGGAAATCGCCTTGCATGCTTTTCAAACCAATCCGTTACCTTTCTTGCATCAAGAGCTTCACCCGCCATTAGTCCTTTCGTAACAAGAAATGCATCTTCCCAATCCGGGCCGAGTCCTAATTTAATAGCTAAAACCGCATAACGGACGCCCTGGTTATCGTCTGGATTAGCTCGAAGAAGATTTCTAAAGATAGCCAACGCTTCTTCAGTTCTTCCTTCTTCCCAACACAGATAAGCATACCGAACGATAAATCGCATGATGTGTCTATTTTGAAGCCAGCCCCATTCCATATGCTTTGGCCAGTTGCCATCCTTATCTACAATCCTTTTTACTGCGCGAATGTATGCATTTGCAAGCAACTCGCGTGCCTCTTCTGGTTTATTTTCAGAATAAAGAATATCGGCAAGAACGAGATATGAATCAAAAAAGAGCGGGTCCTTTTTGATTAACTTATTCATTACCTTCTTGAGCCGTATGGGGCTTAAATCCCGGTCAAGAACATCATAATACTCACTCACCACAGAAGGGTGATTATCGTCAACAAACTCTTCAATTTGTTTTCTCCGATGAGGATTGGTTATTTTGTCCATAGCATAAGAATACTCGAAAATAAGTGTATGAAAAGACAAAAGCTGAACTTAATCATTCAGCTTGAATCCTACTTGTTCCGCAATCCGCTGTATACAGAGCGTTATCCTGAAATCCTTCATACATAATGCACAACACCACTGCTGTCTAAAATAATCGAAATCAAAAAAATACATCCTGGTAAACAAGGCTTTTAGACGGATAAAAAAGACTTTTTAAAATCAGTTTGTCCCCATTATGTTTGTTATGTAGATGCTGTACAAATCATATCCGTTTAAATAGCCTATGAGAGTCCTGATAACATTAACTTTCAGAAATGGGATTGCTTCGTCCGTGGAATTTTTCCCTTCGGCAAGCCTGTCCTGAGGAAATCGAAGGGCTCAGGTCAGGCTCTGAACACTTCGACCCGCTCGACTCAGAACGTGCGGGCAGTCATCCACTAAATTTTAATATAACTCCGTTGAAAATGATTAATGAAATAGAAAGCCGTTCGTCCTGAGCCCAGCCTGCCCTGAGCTATGCCGAAGGGTCGAAGGATGAACACCTCATTGCTTTAAGTCATGCTTCGACCTTGCTCAGCATGAGCGGATTTATATCCGCTGTGATTGATGTCACACCACTTAAACCTGCCCTGAAACTTCTCCAATGGGGATTAACAGCAAAAGCTGTTATTTCCCGAATTTTAAGATTTCTCACATGCTCCTTCGCCTCCGCTCAGGACAGGGTTCGAAATGACCAGAGGAATAATCGAAATGACAAAGGGGATAGTGGAAATGACATTAGGAAAGGCCGAATGACAGTTGTATCCTATGAGGATTTAGAAACTAGGCAAACTCTACCAGGGCATAAGAAGCCCCTTTTTGGTTGCTACGTACTTTCCTATTGACTATATATTAAGTCTGTCGTAGTATCAGGACAATTGCACTTTGTAGTCTAATTACCGGTTAGGAGCACCCAAATGCCAAATTGTTACCATACAACTCGCACATTGCCATTTCTGACGGACTTCTCGACAAAGGAGCGTCAGTTGGCAGAAAGAGCGTTCAACCAGCAGGAAGAACAACGGCGCAAAGCTATTAACTTGCGCAGTCAAAAAGCCGATGAGCTCACTGAAGGTCTTCTTCGTCGTCTACGCAACCTTTTGGGAGCGAAGAAATCGGCTGAACTCAGGGAGGCGATTAAACGCGAACGCCTCGCCCTCAGCGACCTCTTTCAGCCTCCCAAGGGTTTGGATCGTGACTACGAAAGACAAAAGAGGGCGGGCAAACGGAAAATCGATGCGCTAATCCGCAGGCTTGGAGCCAGCCCCGAGAAACTGGGTAGGATCGGCAGGGAGTTCCAGGAAAGGCTGGAGAAGATACTGTCAGATGCCGACGGCAAAGTAGTTCCAGGCTATAACCTGCCTAATAATCTCGACAAATGGATGAACTTGTCTCCGCTCCATAGGTTTCAACTACCCTGGGGGGTAGTGGCGACTGATGACGACCCGTCTGACCCTCACCGGTGGTTCTTATTCAGACCGCCGTTTTTCGGTTTCCTCTTCCGGTTCGTTTCCCAAGCCAGCAGTAACTTCCGGGTGGACCGACAACTCTTTCTGAACCCGCAAGCCGGGTTGGTAGGCAACGAGGCCACCATGGATTGCGGCGATGCCGGAGATTTTGACTATGCTTCGGTAACTGCTGAAGCCCAGATAGCGTTTGGATTTGTACCGCCCACAACTGGCCTTGTTGAAGTACTCATCGACGCCCAGAGCACAATCGGCACCCACCGCCTGGAAATTGAGGACGAATTCGGGTTCTCGAATGCCTGGTGCAATCAAAACAGCTACCTCATGATGAATGTTCTCCACCCGAATGTCCCCGAGCCTTCGCTGTCCTTTATGTCCAATCTTTATCGGGAGACTGATGGCGATGACTTGAGCGCAAACAGGGAAAACCTGACCCGCGGCCAGCACTACTTTGCCCACTTATTCAGCTCCGGGCCGGTGCCGTCGGGGCAGTCCGTTGTGGTTACCGTGGGAACCAGGACCTTCGATATCGCCAGGGCGAATGATATGGAACTACACAGCCGATCCAACTTTCAATGGTTCATTAACTCGGTGGAGGTTCGAATTTCACCTTAAAAATTAGGTTCAGCAACCCGAACCGAGATCCTGTTCTTTCCTCTTGACTGGAAATTACGTTTGTCGTAGCATCAGCTAGAACAGAAACTTCAGGCACAATGTCCCTATTGAGGAAGTAAGCAATATTTTAGCAGTTTGATTAGTAGTTAGGCAGCAAAACCCGCTGTGGATGATTGAGCTTAT
This genomic interval carries:
- a CDS encoding IS4 family transposase, with amino-acid sequence IQAMSHYNTIFNQILHLIPRHQFEVIVKKYQSDRYVKYFSCWQQFISLLYAQIRGKDSLRDIETSLRTQSSKWYHLGIKDIKRSTLSDANKQRSWRVYEELFYRILSRCRDITPKHKFRFNNPLYTLDATVVELCLSLYPWARFRKRKGALKIHNLYDHSGCIPTFMVITEGRRHDVKVAKELDLPLMADSIVSVDRAYMVPRFNRGISG
- a CDS encoding IS4 family transposase; its protein translation is MNSLSKSGVYFVTRAKKNINYEIIGQQEVNEKKGLLFDYTIKLKGYYQSRYYPEKLRLVGFYDAETDKELVFLTNNFLLSAYTITQIYKARWKIEEFYRWIKQNLRIKSFLGTSENAVLTQIWVAMCYYLLLSYINIRFSNYPFPITMPSAREEPQSLSKLERSNQIKGNLFYQIGERKNKVERNC
- a CDS encoding tetratricopeptide repeat protein, coding for MDKITNPHRRKQIEEFVDDNHPSVVSEYYDVLDRDLSPIRLKKVMNKLIKKDPLFFDSYLVLADILYSENKPEEARELLANAYIRAVKRIVDKDGNWPKHMEWGWLQNRHIMRFIVRYAYLCWEEGRTEEALAIFRNLLRANPDDNQGVRYAVLAIKLGLGPDWEDAFLVTKGLMAGEALDARKVTDWFEKHARRFPEEFDWLFQEWKKRGYD